In the Pseudomonas orientalis genome, one interval contains:
- a CDS encoding DMT family transporter, whose product MTPRSALGALHIGALMFGLTGVFGKLAAASPAIIVFGRAAFAVLALAVFARFASNAPWKTLQRRDWHRLLVSGVLLAAHWVTFFIAVKVAGVAVATLGFAAFPAFTVVLEGLIFRERIRANEMVLVALVSIGLVLVTPDFNLASEATGGLLWGIASGLLFALLSLNNRASSGRIPAVQAALCQNVVVAVCLLPVAAPGLADVRALDWLWIGLLGVFCTGLAHSLFVASLAVIKARTASVVFAMEPVYGITVAWLLFAETPTLRMLLGGALIIVAIVLSGLMGSASQARQPQAT is encoded by the coding sequence ATGACTCCCCGCTCAGCCCTCGGCGCCCTGCATATCGGCGCATTGATGTTCGGTCTCACTGGTGTATTCGGCAAACTGGCGGCCGCCTCGCCGGCCATCATCGTATTCGGGCGTGCCGCGTTTGCGGTACTTGCCCTGGCGGTCTTCGCGCGCTTTGCCAGCAATGCGCCGTGGAAAACACTGCAGAGGCGCGACTGGCACCGCCTGCTGGTCAGCGGCGTGCTGCTGGCCGCGCACTGGGTGACGTTCTTCATCGCCGTCAAGGTCGCGGGGGTGGCCGTGGCAACCCTGGGGTTCGCCGCCTTCCCGGCCTTTACGGTGGTGCTTGAAGGGCTGATCTTTCGCGAGCGGATTCGCGCCAATGAAATGGTGCTGGTAGCACTGGTCAGCATCGGCCTGGTGTTGGTGACGCCGGACTTCAACCTGGCCAGCGAAGCCACGGGCGGCTTGCTCTGGGGCATCGCATCAGGGCTGCTGTTCGCCTTGCTGTCACTGAATAACCGCGCCAGTTCCGGACGCATTCCAGCGGTACAGGCCGCGCTGTGCCAGAACGTGGTAGTTGCGGTCTGCCTGTTGCCCGTGGCCGCGCCGGGGCTGGCGGATGTGCGCGCTCTGGACTGGCTGTGGATCGGCCTGCTCGGCGTGTTCTGTACTGGCCTGGCTCACAGCCTGTTCGTCGCCAGCCTGGCCGTGATCAAGGCACGCACCGCCTCGGTGGTGTTTGCCATGGAACCGGTCTATGGCATCACGGTGGCCTGGCTGCTGTTTGCCGAAACGCCCACCCTGCGCATGCTGCTGGGCGGCGCGTTGATCATCGTCGCCATTGTGCTGTCCGGCCTGATGGGCAGCGCGAGCCAGGCCAGGCAGCCGCAGGCGACCTGA
- a CDS encoding UDP-2,3-diacylglucosamine diphosphatase — protein sequence MTRAEFAKPSPKQRVRTLWISDVHLGTRDCQAEHLSQFLKGYHADKVYLVGDIIDGWKMRGGMYWPQAHTNVIRRLLTMAKRGTEVIYVTGNHDEFLRRYSKLILGNIQLVDEAVHVTADGRHLLVIHGDQFDVITRYHRWLAFLGDSAYEFTLTLNRWLNHWRARYGYGYWSLSAYLKHKVKTAVSFISDFEEAIAHEVTKRELHGVVCGHIHHAEIRKVGEVDYLNCGDWVESCTALIEHWDGHIELYRLADAQAKEALLKAEMVAG from the coding sequence ATGACCCGTGCCGAATTCGCCAAGCCCAGCCCCAAGCAACGGGTGCGAACCCTGTGGATTTCCGACGTGCACCTGGGCACCCGGGATTGCCAGGCCGAGCATCTATCGCAGTTTCTCAAGGGCTACCACGCCGACAAGGTGTACCTGGTCGGCGACATTATCGATGGCTGGAAAATGCGCGGCGGCATGTATTGGCCCCAGGCCCACACCAACGTGATCCGTCGCCTGCTGACCATGGCCAAGCGTGGCACCGAGGTGATCTATGTCACCGGTAACCATGACGAATTTCTAAGGCGCTATTCCAAGCTGATCCTGGGCAATATCCAGTTGGTTGACGAGGCGGTGCACGTGACCGCTGACGGTCGTCACCTGCTGGTGATTCATGGCGATCAGTTCGACGTAATCACGCGTTATCACCGCTGGCTCGCCTTCCTGGGCGACTCGGCCTACGAATTCACCCTCACGCTTAACCGCTGGCTCAATCACTGGCGGGCGCGTTATGGCTATGGCTATTGGTCGCTGTCGGCGTACCTGAAGCACAAGGTGAAAACCGCCGTGAGCTTTATCAGCGATTTCGAAGAGGCCATCGCCCACGAGGTGACCAAGCGTGAGCTGCATGGGGTGGTGTGCGGGCATATCCATCATGCCGAGATCCGCAAGGTGGGGGAGGTGGATTACCTGAACTGCGGGGACTGGGTGGAATCGTGCACGGCGTTGATCGAGCACTGGGATGGGCATATCGAGTTGTATCGGTTGGCGGATGCGCAGGCCAAAGAGGCGCTGCTCAAAGCCGAAATGGTTGCAGGCTAG
- a CDS encoding YecA family protein: MSFAEQLTRLQAFLDADELHDEALDYVAAHGYLTALSICSEVVPDREWIDALFAEEPHYADDAQRQEIEATLLALKAHISRQLASDEEFELPCELDLGDDPDDSDLRGWCIGFMEGVFLREAAWFETAEEEVSEMLLPIMVGSGLFEEEAEFSDIAADANLMDDMIVQIPEALTALYLLCNAPDEKPAILKPRHH; this comes from the coding sequence ATGTCCTTCGCTGAGCAACTAACCCGCCTGCAAGCCTTCCTCGACGCCGATGAGCTGCATGACGAGGCGCTGGACTACGTGGCCGCCCACGGCTACCTGACCGCGTTGTCGATCTGCTCCGAAGTCGTGCCGGACCGTGAGTGGATCGACGCGCTGTTCGCCGAAGAACCTCATTACGCCGACGACGCCCAGCGCCAAGAAATCGAAGCCACCCTGCTGGCCCTCAAAGCCCACATCAGTCGCCAACTGGCTTCCGATGAAGAGTTCGAGCTGCCCTGCGAACTGGACCTGGGCGACGACCCGGACGACTCCGACCTGCGCGGCTGGTGCATCGGTTTCATGGAAGGGGTGTTCCTGCGCGAAGCCGCCTGGTTCGAAACCGCCGAGGAAGAAGTCAGCGAAATGCTGCTGCCGATCATGGTCGGTTCGGGGCTTTTTGAAGAAGAAGCCGAGTTTTCCGACATCGCCGCCGACGCCAACCTGATGGACGACATGATCGTGCAGATCCCGGAAGCCCTCACCGCGCTGTACCTGCTGTGCAACGCGCCTGACGAAAAACCGGCGATCCTCAAGCCACGTCACCACTGA
- a CDS encoding SelT/SelW/SelH family protein encodes MSASKPEIVITYCTQCQWLLRAAWLAQELLSTFAEDLGRVALEPSTGGAFRITCDAVQIWERKADGGFPEAKVLKQRVRDQIDPQRDLGHNDRPQ; translated from the coding sequence ATGTCCGCCAGCAAACCCGAGATCGTGATCACCTATTGCACCCAGTGTCAGTGGCTGCTGCGTGCCGCGTGGCTGGCCCAGGAGTTGTTGAGCACATTTGCCGAGGATCTGGGCCGGGTGGCGCTGGAGCCGTCAACCGGCGGCGCGTTTCGCATCACCTGCGACGCTGTACAGATCTGGGAGCGCAAGGCCGATGGCGGTTTTCCCGAGGCCAAGGTGCTCAAGCAGCGCGTGCGCGATCAGATCGACCCGCAGCGCGATCTGGGGCATAACGACCGCCCGCAGTGA
- a CDS encoding amino acid aminotransferase, whose translation MHFDAIGRVPGDPILGLMDLYAQDANPDKFDLGVGVYKDDQGLTPIPDSVKRAEQRLVDTQTTKTYIGGHGDAAFGRLISELVLGTDSALIAERRAGATQTPGGTGALRLSADFIAHSLPGRGVWLSNPTWPIHETIFAKAGLKVSHYPYVGSDNRLDVAAMLATLSTVPKGDVVLLHACCHNPTGFDLSRDDWRQVLQIVRERQLLPLIDFAYQGFGDGLEQDAWAVRLFAAELPEVLITSSCSKNFGLYRDRVGALIVCAADAEKLTDVRSQLANTARNLWSTPPDHGAAVVATILGDAELKQQWSDEVEAMRSRIAQLRAGLVDALAPHGLAERFAHIGTQRGMFSYTGLSAEQVRQLREKHSVYMVSSGRANVAGVDATRLTLLAEAIADVSN comes from the coding sequence GGCGTGGGCGTCTACAAGGACGACCAGGGCCTGACGCCGATTCCAGACTCGGTAAAACGTGCCGAGCAGCGCCTGGTCGACACCCAGACCACCAAGACCTACATCGGCGGGCACGGCGACGCAGCGTTCGGCAGACTGATCAGCGAACTGGTGCTGGGCACCGATTCGGCGTTGATAGCCGAACGCCGTGCCGGCGCCACCCAGACACCAGGGGGCACCGGTGCCCTGCGCCTGAGCGCCGACTTTATCGCCCACAGCCTGCCTGGCCGTGGGGTGTGGCTGAGCAACCCGACCTGGCCGATCCACGAAACCATTTTCGCCAAGGCCGGGCTCAAGGTCAGTCATTACCCGTACGTGGGCAGCGACAACCGCCTGGATGTGGCGGCGATGCTGGCCACTCTGTCCACGGTGCCCAAGGGCGATGTGGTGCTGCTGCACGCCTGCTGCCACAACCCGACCGGGTTCGACCTGTCCCGGGATGATTGGCGCCAGGTGCTGCAGATTGTGCGCGAGCGCCAGTTGCTGCCGCTGATCGACTTTGCCTACCAGGGCTTTGGCGATGGCCTGGAGCAGGACGCCTGGGCGGTGCGCCTGTTCGCCGCCGAACTGCCGGAAGTCTTGATCACCAGTTCCTGCTCGAAGAATTTCGGTTTGTATCGCGACCGCGTCGGCGCATTGATCGTGTGTGCGGCGGATGCCGAGAAGCTCACGGATGTGCGCAGCCAACTGGCCAATACGGCGCGCAATCTGTGGTCGACGCCGCCGGATCATGGCGCTGCCGTGGTGGCGACCATCCTTGGCGATGCCGAGCTCAAACAGCAGTGGAGCGACGAAGTCGAAGCCATGCGTTCACGCATTGCGCAATTGCGCGCCGGGCTGGTGGACGCGCTGGCGCCCCACGGCCTGGCTGAGCGGTTTGCGCATATCGGCACCCAGCGCGGGATGTTTTCCTATACCGGCTTGAGTGCCGAGCAGGTCCGGCAACTGCGTGAAAAGCACAGTGTGTACATGGTCAGTTCGGGCCGGGCCAATGTGGCCGGGGTTGATGCCACACGGCTGACCTTGCTGGCTGAAGCGATCGCCGACGTCTCCAACTGA
- a CDS encoding MarR family transcriptional regulator, translated as MPLTDQHRFGMQLAQMSRGWRAELDRRLAGLGLSQARWLVLLHLARFAEAPTQRELAQSVGVEGPTLARLLDSLEGQGLVQRQAVVEDRRAKRILLCDTARPLIDQIETIATQLRHELFVGVDEADLRVCMRVHGHILANLEKS; from the coding sequence ATGCCGTTAACCGATCAACACCGTTTTGGCATGCAGTTGGCGCAAATGTCCCGAGGTTGGCGCGCCGAGCTGGACCGCCGTCTGGCGGGGCTGGGCTTGTCCCAGGCGCGGTGGCTTGTGCTGCTGCATCTGGCCCGCTTTGCCGAAGCACCCACTCAGCGTGAGCTGGCACAAAGTGTCGGCGTGGAAGGGCCGACCCTCGCGCGTCTGCTCGACAGCCTGGAAGGCCAGGGCCTGGTGCAACGCCAGGCCGTCGTGGAAGACCGTCGCGCCAAACGAATCCTGCTGTGTGATACCGCCCGCCCGCTGATCGACCAGATCGAGACCATCGCCACGCAATTGCGCCATGAACTCTTCGTCGGGGTGGACGAAGCGGATCTGCGCGTATGCATGCGCGTTCATGGGCACATCCTGGCGAATCTGGAAAAGTCCTGA
- a CDS encoding YbaN family protein yields MGKRSPLLRYALLAVGWLSVALGVIGIFLPVLPTTPFLLLAAACFARSSPRFYHWLVEHPRLGPWIRDYLDGNGIPLKGKVYAIVLMWLSIAVSCYLVPLPWARGFMLTSAVLVTIYILRQKTLPPR; encoded by the coding sequence ATGGGCAAGCGCTCGCCGCTCCTGCGTTACGCGCTGCTGGCCGTCGGCTGGCTGAGCGTAGCGCTGGGGGTGATCGGCATCTTCCTGCCGGTACTGCCGACCACACCCTTTCTCCTGCTGGCCGCCGCCTGCTTCGCTCGAAGCTCCCCGCGTTTCTATCACTGGTTGGTGGAACACCCGCGCCTGGGCCCGTGGATTCGTGATTACCTGGACGGTAACGGCATCCCGCTCAAGGGCAAGGTCTACGCCATCGTGCTGATGTGGCTGAGCATCGCCGTGTCCTGCTACCTGGTGCCGTTGCCGTGGGCACGCGGGTTCATGCTGACCAGCGCGGTGCTGGTGACGATTTACATCCTGCGCCAGAAAACCCTGCCCCCGCGATAA
- a CDS encoding helix-turn-helix transcriptional regulator: MSLSLTLRQYTDAPIAHSHDHAQLVFGLSGHLDFEVDGCANQVQESSVMILPFAAHHACGSRDGSRCLVLDVPTEHWLLQTLGDHADASRRLLDRPARLALDSRQHQLVQWLAGSPIHDPLIARQGALLLLASLNHPQAMPPPGRRLPYAAFNAHIERHAAHPLHVADLARIACLSVARLHARFMLECGQTPMDYVRHQRLQMALTMLRETPLPVGEIAARVGYRSQSAFAAAMLREFGASPGTMRRTS; this comes from the coding sequence ATGAGCCTCAGTCTTACACTTCGCCAGTACACCGATGCCCCCATCGCCCACAGCCATGACCACGCACAATTAGTGTTTGGCCTGTCCGGGCACCTGGATTTCGAAGTGGATGGCTGCGCTAATCAGGTGCAGGAAAGCAGCGTGATGATCCTGCCCTTTGCCGCTCACCACGCCTGCGGCAGCCGCGACGGTAGCCGCTGCCTGGTGCTGGATGTGCCAACCGAGCATTGGCTGCTGCAAACATTGGGTGACCACGCCGATGCCAGTCGCCGCCTGCTCGACCGGCCGGCCCGGCTGGCGCTGGATTCGCGCCAACACCAGTTGGTTCAGTGGCTGGCCGGCAGCCCGATACATGATCCATTGATCGCCCGCCAAGGCGCGCTGCTGCTGCTCGCCAGCCTCAATCATCCGCAGGCGATGCCACCGCCGGGGCGTCGTCTGCCTTATGCCGCGTTCAACGCGCATATCGAACGCCACGCCGCTCACCCGCTGCATGTCGCGGACCTGGCACGGATTGCCTGCCTGTCGGTTGCGCGCTTGCACGCGCGCTTCATGCTTGAATGCGGGCAGACCCCCATGGATTACGTGCGCCACCAGCGCCTGCAAATGGCATTGACGATGCTGCGCGAGACGCCGCTGCCCGTGGGTGAGATCGCCGCACGCGTCGGCTACCGCTCACAAAGTGCCTTCGCTGCCGCCATGTTGCGCGAGTTTGGCGCCTCGCCGGGCACAATGCGGCGAACGTCATAG
- the recQ gene encoding DNA helicase RecQ, giving the protein MLEQAQRVLKDIFGYDSFRGRQGAIIERVASGGDALVLMPTGGGKSLCFQVPALLRNGLAVVVSPLIALMDDQVATLEELGVAAAALNSTLSAEQQRDLAARIKRGEVKMLYLAPERLVQPRMLAFLQNLEIALFAIDEAHCVSQWGHDFRREYLQLGQLAELFPDVPRIALTATADKRTREEIVERLHLQNAERFLSSFDRPNIFYRIVPKEQPRKQLLAFLSERRSDAGIVYCLSRKKVDEVAAFLCEQGYPALPYHAGLPNETRSAHQKRFLNEEGLIMVATIAFGMGIDKSNVRFVAHMDLPKSLEAYYQETGRAGRDGLPADAWMVYGLQDVVMLKQMLQNSEGDERHKRLEQHKLDAMLSLCEETRCRRQTLLAYFDEDMPQPCGHCDNCIDGVQTWDATEPARQALSTIYRTGQRYGVGHLVDVLLGKDNEKIRSFGHEKLSVYGVGKARAEGEWRSLFRQMVARGLVDIDIEGYGGLRLSDSCRPLLKGEVSLELRRDLKPQTTAKSSTSQASQLVRGEEREQWEALRTLRRKLAQEHSVPPYVIFPDSTLLEMLREQPTSMAEMARVSGVGARKLERYGQAFLEVLGGQAEAPKEITDIRHELISLARAGMTPIQIAGQLQCSEKNVYTLLAEAIGKQQLSLEQALDLPEDLLGEIQDAFLDGEGELPPVAEIAPLFAGRVPEGVLYCVRAALQSEFEI; this is encoded by the coding sequence ATGCTCGAGCAGGCTCAACGCGTCCTCAAGGACATCTTCGGCTACGACAGTTTTCGTGGCCGCCAGGGTGCGATCATTGAGCGCGTGGCCAGCGGCGGCGATGCCCTGGTGCTGATGCCTACCGGTGGCGGCAAGTCGTTGTGCTTCCAGGTGCCGGCGCTGTTGCGCAATGGCCTGGCCGTAGTCGTGTCGCCGCTCATCGCATTGATGGACGACCAGGTCGCCACCCTGGAAGAACTGGGTGTCGCCGCCGCTGCCTTGAACTCCACCCTCAGCGCCGAGCAGCAGCGCGACCTGGCGGCGCGGATCAAGCGCGGTGAAGTGAAGATGCTTTACCTGGCGCCGGAGCGGCTGGTGCAGCCGCGCATGCTGGCGTTCCTGCAAAACCTTGAAATCGCCCTGTTCGCCATCGACGAAGCCCACTGTGTGTCGCAGTGGGGCCACGATTTCCGCCGCGAATACCTGCAGCTCGGCCAACTGGCGGAGCTGTTCCCCGACGTGCCGCGCATCGCCCTGACCGCCACCGCCGACAAGCGTACCCGCGAAGAGATCGTCGAGCGCCTGCATCTGCAGAACGCCGAACGTTTCCTGTCGAGCTTCGACCGCCCGAATATTTTCTACCGCATCGTGCCCAAGGAGCAGCCGCGCAAGCAGTTGCTCGCGTTCCTCTCCGAGCGGCGCAGCGATGCGGGTATCGTTTATTGCCTGTCACGCAAGAAGGTCGATGAAGTTGCCGCGTTCCTCTGTGAACAGGGTTATCCGGCGCTGCCTTATCACGCCGGCTTGCCCAATGAAACACGCTCGGCGCACCAGAAGCGCTTCCTCAACGAGGAAGGCCTGATCATGGTGGCGACCATCGCCTTCGGCATGGGCATCGACAAATCCAACGTGCGTTTCGTGGCGCACATGGACCTGCCCAAATCCCTTGAGGCCTATTATCAGGAAACCGGCCGCGCCGGCCGTGACGGCCTGCCGGCGGATGCCTGGATGGTCTATGGCCTGCAGGATGTGGTGATGCTCAAGCAGATGCTGCAGAACTCCGAAGGCGACGAGCGCCACAAGCGTCTGGAGCAGCACAAACTCGACGCGATGCTCTCGCTGTGCGAAGAGACCCGCTGCCGCCGCCAGACGCTGCTGGCGTATTTCGATGAAGACATGCCGCAACCCTGCGGCCATTGCGATAACTGCATCGACGGCGTGCAGACCTGGGACGCCACTGAACCGGCGCGCCAGGCGTTGTCGACGATCTACCGCACCGGCCAGCGCTATGGCGTCGGTCACCTGGTGGACGTGTTGCTGGGCAAGGACAACGAAAAGATCCGCAGCTTCGGCCACGAGAAACTCTCGGTCTACGGCGTCGGCAAGGCCCGCGCCGAAGGCGAATGGCGCTCGCTGTTCCGACAGATGGTGGCGCGCGGTCTGGTGGACATCGATATCGAAGGCTACGGCGGCCTGCGCCTGAGCGACAGCTGCCGGCCCTTGCTCAAGGGCGAAGTCAGCCTGGAGTTGCGCCGCGACCTCAAGCCGCAGACCACCGCCAAGAGCAGCACCAGCCAGGCCAGCCAACTGGTGCGTGGCGAGGAGCGCGAACAGTGGGAGGCGTTGCGTACCCTGCGGCGCAAACTGGCGCAGGAACACAGCGTGCCGCCTTACGTCATCTTTCCCGACTCCACCTTGCTGGAAATGCTTCGCGAGCAGCCCACCAGCATGGCAGAGATGGCCAGGGTCAGCGGCGTGGGGGCGCGCAAGCTGGAGCGTTATGGTCAGGCCTTCCTTGAGGTGCTCGGCGGCCAGGCCGAAGCACCGAAGGAAATCACCGATATCCGCCACGAACTGATCAGCCTGGCCCGCGCTGGCATGACTCCGATCCAGATCGCGGGCCAGCTGCAATGTTCGGAAAAGAATGTCTATACGCTGCTGGCCGAAGCCATCGGCAAGCAGCAATTGTCTCTGGAACAGGCCCTTGATTTGCCTGAGGATTTGCTCGGCGAAATCCAGGATGCATTCCTCGACGGGGAGGGCGAATTGCCACCTGTTGCGGAGATCGCGCCGCTGTTTGCCGGGCGGGTTCCAGAGGGCGTTCTGTACTGCGTACGTGCCGCTTTGCAGTCGGAATTCGAAATTTAG
- a CDS encoding patatin-like phospholipase family protein, translating into MRRLLSCLCLCLLPLLADAIESPRPKIGLVLSGGAARGLAHIGVLKALEEQGIQVDAIAGTSMGAVIGGLYASGYKIDELEKLALGIDWQQALSDAPPREDVPFRRKQDDRDFLVKQKLSFRDDGSLGLPLGVIQGQNLALLLESMFAHSSNTRNFDKLPIPFRAVATDITTGEKVVFSKGHLPQVIRASMSIPAVFAPVELDGRLLVDGGMTDNIPLDVAREMGVDIAIVVDIGTPLRSRKQLATVVDVLNQSITLMTRRNSEEQLKALHPRDVLIQPPLAAYGVTDFGRAKDMIDAGYRATRALDLRLAHLRPAEPVDPQLTAARTPGERTPIITAINVENDSKVSDDVIRYYIRQTLGEPLNLGRLQSDMGTLYGLDYFEQVQYRVVKKGKDNTLVISARGKRSGTDYLRLGLNLSDDMRGDSAFNLGASYRVNGINRLGAEWLTRVQIGDRQELYSEFYQPMDTGSRYFIAPYIRAQAQNVELTLDNDPISEYRLERYGFGLNVGRQIGNSGEIRFGVGEAWGKADVRIGDRDLPSVSFSEGFYELKYSFDSFDNVYFPHTGEDIGLAFREFAPGLGSDQRYRQWEFKLDKAMSHGPDTLILGGRYGRTLDDSDVVVSSFLLGGARQLSGFRQDAISAQNISLMRAVYYRRLTPRSYLPLDFPLYLGASVERGRAWNNDNEFDSGYINAASIFLGFDTPLGPLNFSYGFNDDNQKAVYLNLGQTF; encoded by the coding sequence ATGCGCCGCCTGTTGTCCTGCCTGTGCCTGTGCCTGCTCCCCCTTCTCGCCGACGCCATTGAAAGCCCACGCCCGAAAATCGGCCTGGTGCTGTCCGGCGGCGCCGCCCGTGGCCTGGCGCATATCGGCGTGCTCAAGGCGCTGGAAGAACAAGGCATCCAGGTCGACGCGATTGCCGGCACCAGCATGGGCGCGGTGATCGGCGGGCTGTACGCCTCGGGCTACAAGATCGACGAGCTGGAAAAGCTCGCCCTCGGTATCGACTGGCAACAGGCCTTGTCCGACGCACCGCCCCGGGAAGACGTGCCGTTCAGGCGCAAGCAGGATGACCGCGATTTCCTGGTCAAGCAGAAACTCAGCTTCCGCGACGACGGCAGCCTCGGCCTGCCGCTGGGGGTGATCCAGGGCCAGAACCTGGCGCTGCTGCTGGAAAGCATGTTCGCCCACAGCAGCAACACGCGTAACTTCGACAAGCTGCCGATTCCGTTCCGGGCCGTGGCCACCGACATTACCACCGGCGAAAAAGTCGTGTTCAGCAAGGGCCACCTGCCCCAGGTGATACGCGCCAGCATGTCGATCCCTGCGGTGTTCGCTCCGGTGGAGCTGGACGGGCGCCTGCTGGTCGACGGTGGCATGACCGACAACATCCCCCTGGACGTGGCGCGGGAAATGGGCGTCGACATCGCCATCGTGGTGGACATCGGCACGCCGCTGCGCTCACGCAAGCAATTGGCGACCGTGGTCGATGTGCTCAACCAGTCGATCACCCTGATGACCCGGCGCAATTCCGAGGAACAACTCAAGGCCTTGCACCCCAGGGACGTGTTGATCCAACCGCCCCTGGCAGCGTACGGCGTGACTGATTTCGGACGCGCCAAAGACATGATCGACGCCGGCTACCGCGCCACCCGCGCCCTCGACCTGCGCCTGGCACACCTGCGTCCCGCCGAGCCGGTCGACCCGCAACTGACCGCCGCCCGCACGCCGGGCGAACGCACCCCGATCATTACCGCAATCAACGTGGAAAACGACTCCAAGGTCAGCGACGACGTGATCCGCTACTACATCCGTCAGACGTTGGGCGAACCGCTCAACCTGGGTCGCCTGCAATCGGACATGGGCACGCTGTACGGCCTGGACTACTTCGAGCAGGTGCAATACCGCGTGGTGAAAAAGGGCAAGGACAATACCCTGGTCATCAGCGCGCGCGGCAAGCGCAGCGGCACCGACTACCTGCGTCTGGGGCTGAACCTGTCGGATGACATGCGCGGCGACAGCGCCTTCAACCTCGGCGCCAGCTACCGGGTGAACGGGATCAACCGCCTCGGCGCCGAATGGCTGACGCGGGTGCAGATCGGTGACCGCCAGGAGCTGTACAGCGAGTTCTACCAACCGATGGACACCGGTTCGCGCTACTTCATCGCGCCCTATATCAGGGCCCAGGCGCAGAACGTCGAGCTGACCCTGGACAACGACCCCATCTCTGAATACCGGCTGGAGCGCTACGGTTTCGGCCTGAACGTGGGGCGGCAGATCGGCAACAGCGGCGAGATCCGCTTCGGCGTAGGGGAAGCCTGGGGCAAGGCGGACGTGCGCATTGGCGATCGCGACCTGCCGAGCGTGAGCTTCAGCGAGGGTTTCTATGAGTTGAAATACTCGTTCGACTCTTTCGATAACGTCTACTTCCCGCACACCGGCGAAGACATCGGCCTGGCCTTCCGCGAGTTCGCGCCCGGGCTGGGCTCGGACCAGCGCTACCGCCAATGGGAGTTCAAGCTGGACAAAGCCATGAGCCACGGCCCCGACACCCTGATCCTCGGTGGCCGCTACGGACGCACCCTGGATGATTCGGATGTGGTGGTGTCCAGCTTCCTGCTGGGCGGCGCGCGACAGCTGTCAGGCTTTCGCCAGGATGCGATCTCGGCCCAGAACATCAGCCTGATGCGCGCGGTGTACTACCGCCGCCTGACGCCGCGCTCGTACCTGCCGCTGGATTTTCCGCTGTACCTCGGCGCCTCGGTGGAACGCGGCCGGGCATGGAACAATGACAATGAGTTCGACAGCGGCTATATCAACGCGGCGAGCATCTTCCTCGGCTTTGATACGCCGCTGGGGCCGTTGAACTTCAGTTATGGGTTCAATGATGACAACCAGAAGGCGGTGTACCTGAACCTCGGGCAGACTTTCTGA